CTCCTGCCCAGTTGGGACAATGTGTGGATGAGAGCAAAAGGCAGTGTTCTCGGTTCCAGAACAAAGGTGTTGTTCATGTCTTTGTGTGTCAAAAGCAGGCTGACTTCTGACTTCCCTCAAATATGGACTTTTAACTTCAACTCAAATATGGAGCTTGAGAGGATGAACCCTGAGGGGGCCGCTGAAGCGtcagaggaagagaagagagacAACGAAAGAAGCCGTGGTGGTTGCATCAGCTGCGACAGCTTCCACGAAACCATTTCCAAATGGATGCTTCCGGAAGACACCAGAGGGACCTACCTCGAAAGAGCCAACTGCATCCCACCCCCCATTTTCATCCTCGCAATCAGCCTTGCTGAAGTAAGGCATGcatctgaaacattttttttcttatttctcaTTTTCTATTGAAAATGActgcatatttatttttttagaaagcTCTCTGAATATGACGGAAGGTGGTTGGGTTGGGTACCACGCAGTGGTAAAAatgtaattgtttttatttgtattgattttagctcttggtttttgttttgttttgttttgaagatttgtggggttttgggggggggttgttttaaaACATGTTATGTGTGTTTcagtttgtcagctgctttggtagCCCTTGTGAGggtagaaaagcaggatatagggttttgtaaaataaaaaaaaattaaaattagatGCATCActtcagaatccagtagcacttttaagaccaacaaagatttattcaaggcgtgagcttttgagttcaagcactcttcctcagatgcaatcAATAGAAAATtagaaagctcgcaccttgaataaatctttgttggtctgaaaggtgctactggactctgattttattgtgctacttcagactaacacggctactgaTTTGAATCCTTCAGGTTGCTGATTACAGGATTGAGTGCTGTTCCATGTTAGACTGCCCGTCATAGAAATCTGCCATGTTAAGGGGAAGAGCCCTCTCCCTGGTGTTCTCATTTCCGAGTGTTGGGATCCTTGTTTCCTTTTCTGCATGCAGGAACAATTAGATTAGACCATGCTAGATTAGACCATGTCAAGCTTTAGCTCATTTATAGCAACATCGTGGGGTGAGATGAACAGAGATGCTTCACCACTGCCTGCATTTGCATAGCAACCCtcagcttccttggtggtctctatccaagtaccagccaggaccaaccctgcttagtttctgagatctaacaagatgaAGTTAGCCTAGGCCAGATATTCTAATTAATCATTGTGGTTAATGTCTGAAGTGTGCTTCACAAACTTTTGGTTCATGTTATGTTTAGTTGATTACTGTGATCTCCTTGCACAAGATAAAATACTCATCATAAGAATGTTTTAACTACTCGTTGCTATGTGTACCTTTGCAATCTCTTCTTATGCATTTATTCCTGGTGTAATTTTTTTAGATTgaatttaaaacttccaaagtcTGGTAGTATTCAAGGCTCAGCAAGATCCTGTTGCATGTTTTCCCCTCCCACTGTGTTCAAGTCCCTGCCAATGTAAGACCATTACCATAGAAGCTGCTGATAATGAATACATTTGAAATATAAAACTCCTTCTGAACACTTGCCCTTTGTCAGCATTTAAGTGCAATAAATATTTGAACAAATACCACATTAATGGGGGGGATTCTTCAAGTAACTATTGTAAAATAGGCAAACTTGCAGTTAAAATACCAAAGATCTATGCTCCAAAATTCATGTCACAATAAATAATTGGATTACCATACCATACCAAATTATTTGGACTTGGGAGTCAATGTGCCccaaaggttgggaaccacagctgtagggaagggcggtataaaaaatctaaataaataaataaaataataattaggtTCATATATTACAATCCCTTTCTAAGTCTTCAGATTTCTACATAAGTAAAATTAATGTTTTGCttataaaacatatttatttgctGTTGCAATTTGTAGCATTGATAGaaatgtatgtgtttgtgtatatgtgtatgcTAAATGTCATCTCAAGGAACTTCTTGCGACccccatgaattaatgacctccaaaacatcctgttaATAGCCTTGGTCTTGCAAACTGATGTGTGTGTGACTTCCTTTAGTGTGTCAATCCATCCATTGTTGGGCATTTCCTTTTatcctgttgccttcaacttctcctagcattattgtcttttcccatAAGTCTTGTCTTCCCATCATGTGACCAAAGTTCaatagcttcagtttagtcatCTTAACGTCTACGGAGATTCTAGGCTTGATCTCCTGTACTGAATGCCAATAAGGGTATGATCGCTTGACTGAATATGCTTTAGACTTAATAGATGCTTTTGCTTTTTCCAAATGTGATGTCCTATCCTGGGGTGTTAAAAAACCAACCAACAACAATTATTTAACTTCTTTGTGTCTAGCTGACTACCTTCATCTATTACGCTGTTCGGAAGCCCCAGGAACAGTGGATGACTCTTGATTCTAGCATCTGGGACAGCCCTTTTACATACAGACCCGACAAGAGGAAAGAGGCTTGGAGATTCTTGTCTTACATGCTTGTGCATGCTGGGTGAGCCACAAATTGCACTTATGCTGAAGTTGCCGGTGATTATTTTGAGTgtctttttttcaaataaataaataaatttcatatGCGCCAGAGAAATGTATTTGATGCTATGCATGATGGGATTTGTAGTTCCTACGTGACCCCTGGTGGTATAAAGGAGAGAAAGGGATTTCTGAATGCGCTTGAACCAGGTTTCTGAATCAGAAGTGTGCTCTGTCAGAATTTTCACAAACTTCCCATGTATATCTGTTTGGAAATTTATTATTGTAAGTTTGTTATTGTAACCCATTCTGAGTTTCCAAagatagggtggaatataaattccaaaataaaataaatatttattggctTTGCTGGAAACCATAAATGTAGTGGAGTCTGATAGAACAATCTGCTGAAGAtaagtccatggacctctggagagccagtttggcccctGCCATAAGGTATGAATCCACGACTTTGATTTGTGATGCTCTGTTTTAAGGTGTACAATCCAGATCCATTAAGGTTAATAAATGATCTGTGATCTGCCATGTGGAGTAGGATGGATCATGCGTTTCCTTCTAATACACGTTTGAGGAAATGAGTTCTGATTGATGCTGGAAGAAAAACTGTTAGTCTTTAACGCAGAGCTGAAAGAGTGGTAAGTTTCTCACATCTGCTCTGCTGGAGAGCTTGCTTTCAATTCTGTCTGGgcctctgcttggagagcagGAAGAAGGAAATAATAACTGTAAGATGGTAAGGAAATGTTGTCAAGTTGCAGTGGACAGATAGCTATTCCATATGCAAGAGATGCTTGcaggtgatttgtcattgcctagctactctggacttccttggtggtgtcccatccaactactaaccacGGCTGACCgtacttaacttctgagatctgaagaaatgcagctagcctgggccatccttgTCAGGATGTAATAAGCATACTTAGTACGAAATATGCCAAGACTGCTGAACTGTAAAGGTGGAAGATAGGTATTCTGAGTGCTGATGATGATTCTCCATATGGTGAAGACTAGTTCATCCTTgtaaattttgttttcttttttcttgacagCATTCAGCACATCTTAGGAAACCTTTTCCTTCAGCTTTTCTTGGGAATCCCCCTTGAACTGGTTCACAAAGGATTCAGAGTTGGCCTGGTGTACATAGCTGGAGTGATTGCAGGTAGGCATtgcagtagtagtagaagaagaagaagaagagttgtttcatatcccctgagcctttggggagggcggtatataaatctaaaaaatataaaatataaaatatatatatatgccatttttctctacccaatggagtctcaaagtggcttacattcgccgtccctttcctctcctcacaacagacaccctgtgaggtgggtgaggctgagagagccctgatatcactgctctgtcagaacagttttatcagcgccgtggcgagcccaaggtcaccctgctggctgcatgtgggggagggcagaatcgaacccggcgtgccagattcgaagtccgcactcctaaccactacaccaaactggctgtcgaGGAAATGAGAGAAGTAATAGAAAATGGAGTGTCTGGGAAGAGCAGTTACAATTTCCAACTTGAGTGTTCATGCATATTAGGACTCCAGGGGTGGCTTCTTGAATGATATAGTTCACTTCCATTATTGTTATCCATGCTTGTTTGTTGTTGCTACTGACAGTGCAGTGCAAGGGATTGTTACCCCCGCCTAAAGCCAGAGATGTCATtacctggactgattctgcacttactttgtttattccgttgtggatcctgctgaattcagattgatttgaactcgggtcttcgtctatcccccccccccccaatgaaatagaaagtgttctgcacgtgattagggaagctcgggggggggggggaggcaccaagCACaggaggagcctctttcttttcttgaacgggggtgggggtgggggtgggaggaggattggagacagcagaggagggggaataaatcccagaggaaaatgtctgctgagagaagttagggcttccccttaaagggaagccttgcaacctgggaaccaggaactgatgccctggccaatcagggcttttctatagtGTTGGAGGcatggcagcaagttatttcagggaaagcagatagCTGCACGCTTATTCAtcccgatttttcaaatattgagggttatatccactccatgatatcgggaaaaggtagggtcactcaggatcaatcatgcttgttgcagagggaaaatttatattgcccaaaatcaaaatggaaattgcattcagtatagaccgcagggactgaattgacctgggattggaataaaaactccgtgcagattcagccctggttagtcatAGAAAACCTTGACATGCCAAGTGCTAGGGGGCAGTGTTGTCCTACAAATGTACTATAACCCTTCTTGACCTGCCCCGTTTCAGGTTCGTTGGCAAGCTCAGTCTGTGATCCACTCCATGGTCTAGTAGGAGCATCTGGAGGAGTTTATGCTCTTATTGGAGGGTACTTCATGAATGTTATAGTGGTAAGGAAAAGGgatttaataatattaatttgcAATCAATGCATGGTGACCCCAGGACCATGGGtcttcaaaacaaaacattaacacagatggttcaccattgccttcctctgcatagaagaagagttggtttttataccttgtttttcactaccgaaggagtctcaaagcagcttaaaatcaccttcctgtccctgcaacagacaccttgtgaagtaggtggggctgagagagctttgacaaaactgttctgtgagatcagctctaataggactatgattagtccaaggtcaccctgttggctgcatggggaagagtggagaatcaaacccgattctccagattagaggccaccactcttaaccaatacaccgaGCTGATAAacctagtggtctcccatccaaatactaccatACCTAGTTGACAAGTTCTTACAAGATCGGAATAACCTGGCCTACTTAGACTTCTAAAACAAGCCTAGCTCCTAGGAAATTTGGAGGAGGTTTGAGATATCTTCTTGGGTGATTTCTTTGCAAAGTGACACTGCTGAGAAAAATATCACAAACAAGGTAGAACAGTTCCTGGATTGAAAACCCTATGGTGACTCTCCTTACTATGTGAGAATAATGCATCGAAACTGACACACACATACCTTAACTCTAATACTTGTTTGCCAGGTGTCATTACAAAAACTTCTTCCTTTGCTTACATAAGATACCTTCGGGGGTGGGGTAACATCTGGAGCAGTGCAGAGAAAGTTCATAATTTGGGCAATTTATTTGAAAGTTTGTTTATGCCTCTGATCTTTATAGAACTTCCGTGAAATGATTCCACTGTTTGGAGTTGCCAGATTATTAGTCATCTTCCTAATAGGTAAGCTTCTGGTGTGTTCCGGCCTGTGTGATATAAAACCCGCTTACTTAATTGGTCTGTCGCTCcccatgccctttctcaaaatAAACTGCCAAGTCATCTCTGTACATTTTAAATTGGCCATTGGAAGACTTTTTTATTTTGATGTCTCATGGAGATGTCTCATGGagatgcagattttttttcccattgAAAAAAGTGGGAAATTATGGGGAGCACTGAAATATGTGCGATATTTCTTCTCTTTTAGAAGGAGttagatttatttttttccagacaAAGCCTTATTTACTTAAAAGGTGCAATACAAAAATGTCTGAGGACAACCCTGTCAATTTTTCTAGTgggaaaaatatggaaaatggtgtatgtgtgtgtttggggggggcatcTTTGCAATGAGTGAAATAGCTTTTAAGCCAGTGTTTTACTCCACTGGAAAAACTGGGTGGTTTGGGGAAACTGGAAAATTTGGGGCAACACCACGGGAATACATTAGTAAAATGCTTATTAAAACTAGGCTTgaacacatatttatttatttatttatttatcatacttctataccgccctccccggaggctcagggcggtttacattataacagagaaccatacataaaacagtctgtagaacatgtacatcgataaccaacaattgcaaccaaacacaacacagtataacagtaaacaatcgtaatacaaacaggtccagggcttgttgatgggattctgaggggggtggaaATCTGAGCACTACTTTTTGGGGGTGCACTGTAAAAACTATGAAACTTTGCCTTAAAAACCCCCGACTGTAGCGCACTATAACCATATAGGGTGTAGACTGTGAGTGGGCACTGAAATGTTTGAGGATTTAACAACTGGCTGCTAATATTGATTTCCTAGTTGGGACAGACATAGGATTTGCGTTGTACAgaagatttttttctcccatggATGCACCTTTAGTAAGTAATGGTTTTCAGCTTTATTCTCTTAGACTGTTCTTCTCTTGGTGCCAATAAATAATTGGCTGTTCTGCTTTCCTTGCACCCAGACTGGCGCAGTATCATCACTACAGTACTGAAGCACTGcatgtttctttcatggttgGGATTATTCCTTATGCGCTCTGCGACATTCTTTCCTGCAGCATGCTTTTCCCTCTTCGGCACGTAAAGTCAGAGGTCAGTTTGGTATTCAGAACTGACAGGTATGTGAAATCTGCAAAGGCAGCCAAAGGGCAAGTTCTCACTGTTCAGACTGTtgagtatgtgtgtgttgggggagatACACAAATGGGTTTTCTGGACAACTGTTTTTTGGTTGCAGATTATAAAGTGCAGAAAGGGAAGACTCTGCTTCCTCAGGGTTTTCCTCTACTGGTTGTAATGTTTGGACAGGAaatctgtccattctttttttttcatgaGTTGGAACACAAAGGACAAGGGATCCTTGATTTATGAACATATTTTAGGTGAGGCAGACAACAGAGCTTAAAGGTGCAGCCTGAAGCAATTACAATGCTGAGAGGCTTGGATCTTGCCCTGGTCATAGATGGCATCAACTGacctgggagagggggaattGGAGAAGCAGGAGGGGACACATCTTTGCTTGAATTCCTGATCTTTCCTGAGCTtggatttgtttccctttttggcttTGAAGTCTTTCTTGGGAGTTCCTCTTCCTTCTGTCTGCACAAATGTTAATGCATGGTGAATTCTAGAACACGACTCATTTGGATGGGAAGGGGACCAGCACCTGGTGGCTGCTGTCTTTAATGCATGGCTCTAGCAGGCAGGTTCATtaatgctgctgcagcagcaacagTTCTTATAAATGATTGTAAGATGTGTGTCCTACTCTTGCTAAATTTccctgttttctctccccccccttccctcttaagGTTTCCTTTGTGGCTCACATCGCAGGTGGCCTTGCCGGGATGTCAATAGGTTATGTCATATTCAGCTCTTTTGATCACAATTTCATTAAAGACCCAAGATTCTGGGTCTCCATCATTGCTTACTTGGTCTTTGTGGCGTTTGCAGTATTCTTTAATGTGTTTTTCTCACCCGCAAACCAGTAGGCCAAACAGAACAATACACAAACCTTCCGTAGAGAATAcactatttttaaatgtattgaaTATTTGTAATTAAATGCTTtggtttttaaacaatgttattttaaaactaatttcttTTTATCTGGAAATGCCTTTTGTACTTTTTCCATATTAAACAGCAAGGATTTCTCACTTCCATTGTTTTTTGGAATTATTTGCAGTTTTCATCGTTTGGTTCGGTAATTCATTGGCAGGGCAGAGGTGAGGCTGTGGTGCCCAGTGCTGGATTTCAACTTTTTGGAAGGCTGGGTCAGCCATTGGTCCTGCCATATCCTACTCCTCTTTCTACCAAACCCAGGTGGGGAGAGCAAAGTAGGGGCTGCAGAAATAAAGGCTCTTTAATCTGGGGGGTGAGAGAACCCTTAATGCAGACATCTTGCTTACAATCAGAAGGAAACTTAACTCGATTTTGATCATTTTTCTGATGCAAAAAATaccaggagagggagaaaaaagaatcTGACTCTGTATCAGTATTGTGTGCCATCCTACTTGCTGCTGGAAATTCTGGTATTGTGACTGCAGCTAAACATGGCTCTTCCTACTCTTTTAGTTTTGTACCTCTCTTATTTTTGTATGCCTCTTCTTTGTATCGCTTCAGATCTGTAGTTCCCTCTTGGAACTGTTTGGATCTCTTAGTTGTTAGGTGAACTCTTACTTCCTCAATACCAGTCAATCTTTATTATGATCATAGATCAGCCAAGACTGATACACAGTCATCCACACATCCACATACTGTAACATGTCAGAGCCATATAATAAGCTGATTTCAAAAGTGCAGatgtaatttgttgttgttgttatgtgcgaagtcgtgtccgacccatcgcgaccccatggacaatgatcctccaggccttcctgtcctctaccattccctggagtccttttaagtttgcacctactgcttcagtgactccatccatccacctcattctctgtcgtccccttcttcttttgccctcgatcactcccagcattaggctcttctccagggagtccttccttctcatgaggtggccaaagtatttgagtttcatcttcaggatctggccttctaaagagcagtcagggctgatctcctctaggactgaccggtttgttcgccttgcagtccaagggactcgcaagagtcttctccagcaccagagttcaaaagcctcaattctttgacgctcggccttccttatggtccaactttcgcagccatacattgcaactgggaataccatagctttgactaaacgcacttttgttggtagggtgatgtctctgctttttaggatgctgtctagatttgccatagctttcctccctaggagcaagcgtcttttaatttctttgctgcagtccccatctgcagtgatcttggagccgaggaaaataaaatctgtcactatctccatttcttccccatctatttgccaggaattgagagggccggctgccatgatctttgttttcttgatgttgagtttcaagccaacttttgcactctcctccttcacccgcatcaacaggctctttagttcctcttcactttctgccattagagtggtatcatctgcatatctgaggttgttgatatttctccctgcaatcttgatcccaatttgtgactcctctaatcccgcctttctcatgatgtgctccgcatacaagttaaataggcaaggcgacagtatacagccttgccgaactcctttctcaattttgaaccaatccgtgattccatgttcagttctcactgttgcttcttgacctgcatataaatttctcaagagacaaataagatgctctggcattcccatctctttaagaacttgccacaatttgttgtgctccacacaatcaaaggctttagcatagtcaatgaagcagaagtagatgttcttctggaactccctagctttttccatgatccagcgtatgttggcaatttgatctctagttcctctacctcttcgaaatcctgcctgtacttctggaagttctcggtccacatattgctggagcctagcttgtaggattctgagcataactttgctagcatgagaaatgagtgcaatggtgcggtagtttgaacattctttggcattgcccttctttgggattggaatgtaaactgaccttttccaatcctgtggccattgctgagttttccaaattaaCAAAGCAGATGTAATTAACAAAGACTTAACCAGCTCATTCCTTGTGGAACATACTGAGGTGCAAAATTTGGCCACCTTAAAAGTGGTTTCATTAGAACCTCTTGAGAGAGGGACGGAAATATAAAATTCAACAGGTCTTCTGGAAAAATGTGTTAAGACTGGAGTTATGTATAGAGACCAAATATCCCTGTACAACACAGTAACATGTGGTTGACTGTCCCTGCCAACTGGACATGGCTGAAACAATCACGTGCTCATCTTCCTTCCAAAAGAACTGATGGTAAAGCATTCCAGTGGATCAAGGTGAAGGCTCTTTGGTATTTAGGGAATTCTAAAACATAGTCTGCTGGCTTAGAGTTTTTTACcttgattccccaccaccagttAAACCAAATGCCCACTGTCTGTCTACTTGAAGGGCTCTACCCCGGATTCATCGAGTTCCTCAGTATCAACAAACTGCCCTACCACCAGGATCACTCGGGGTTCCCTCGCTCATTTACACCCCCACTTCTTTTGTTCATTATGTCTGATTACAGTGTTATCTATGAATCCACCAGTCTTGGGAGAAGAACTATATGGCGCATTCTATATAAAATGcagtgagagccaatttggtgtagtgattaagagcagtgctctctaatctggcaagggtttgattccctgctcctccacctgcagccagctgggtgaccttgggcgagtcacagtcctgacagtgctgttctcacagcagttctgtaagagttggtttttatacctcacttttcactggccaaggaagtctcaaagcggcttacaagcacctttccttcctctccccacaacagataccctgtgtggtaggtggagatgagctgttgtgtggagaggaagggaaggtgcttttaagttgctttgagactcctttaggcagtgaaaagcggggaataagaaccaactcttcttaaaaacAAACTTTAAGA
Above is a window of Paroedura picta isolate Pp20150507F chromosome 5, Ppicta_v3.0, whole genome shotgun sequence DNA encoding:
- the RHBDL2 gene encoding rhomboid-related protein 2, whose amino-acid sequence is MELERMNPEGAAEASEEEKRDNERSRGGCISCDSFHETISKWMLPEDTRGTYLERANCIPPPIFILAISLAELTTFIYYAVRKPQEQWMTLDSSIWDSPFTYRPDKRKEAWRFLSYMLVHAGIQHILGNLFLQLFLGIPLELVHKGFRVGLVYIAGVIAGSLASSVCDPLHGLVGASGGVYALIGGYFMNVIVNFREMIPLFGVARLLVIFLIVGTDIGFALYRRFFSPMDAPLVSFVAHIAGGLAGMSIGYVIFSSFDHNFIKDPRFWVSIIAYLVFVAFAVFFNVFFSPANQ